The following is a genomic window from Rutidosis leptorrhynchoides isolate AG116_Rl617_1_P2 chromosome 8, CSIRO_AGI_Rlap_v1, whole genome shotgun sequence.
CTCTATCGGATACGGGTCTTTTTGCCATCCCTAAGTGTCACAACTCACGAGTGTATACATAACACATGTTATTAAATTAAATAATCTGTATTAAGATAATAGTTTTTTTTAGATGATGTTTACAGGTTTCATGACTCTTATACCTAATTTTGCAGTGTGATGTCTTTATTTATATTTCGTGCGCGCAAACTGCACTTTTGGATAGCAAAGAGTTCTTGGCTCCTGTTATTACTCCTTTTGAGGCTACTCTTGCATTTAAcaggtttttattttattttattattttattttttcaacTTGTTTAACATTTTTTATCTCGCTTCAAGTATTTGTAAAATCATGCAATCACATTTTGTGCAGGGGAAGCGAGTGGACTGGAAAATATGTGATGGAATTTCAAGACCTCGTTGTTTCAACCCCTTCAAATGTAGAAAATCAACGAGAAGAAGCAAGATTTTCGTTTCTTCAAGGTGGATACATCGAAGATCCTGATTCGCAAGGTATTTTCATGTTATTTGCTTCTTTTATTACTTCTTGAAGTAACAATATGTAGAAAGATCAATCAATCAATAGCTATTAATCCTCAGTTATAATCTATTCTTCTAGATAAAATGAATAAAGAGGTTTTATGGGTTAAAATAACACTTTGGATGACTTTCGGTCCTTTTGAGATCTGTACagtatatatctgtaaatgcaCAATGTACatctataatgataatgatgatcttTTAATTAATTTAAGAGATTTTAGCTGGACGATGTGGGATGAATCAATCAGTTGACCCACCCACTCTGACGGGTTGATTTATTCCATCATGTCTTCTATCATAGTTAGAGGTGGCAAATTTGACGAGTCAACCAATTAACAATTTTCTTTTGGACATGTTTTTCTTTTCCCATCTGACCTCTCAAATAAATTTCATAACTAATTGAAAATTCATCGATTTAGGCCAGATACCGATGTGTCCATTTATGGATTTGCAGGCACCATATTCATGTTTTCATTGAATTTATTTTGCATCTTACGTGACAATCATTAAGTTTAAACGAATCTAATTTGTGGGTTGAACCAGATATTAACCCGGAAGATGAAGATGGAGCTTTTGCTTTAGTGAACTTGACACCGAAGTCACTGCAGGAACATGGTAAGGACCAAAAAACCATGGTCAAAGGGTCAGTTAAATCAGGGGTGGAGTATTTCGCATCTCGATCTTTTCAAGGtcttgatattaatagtaatagtaatgcaCCTGAGCCATTCATAATTGGAAGAAGTGGTAAGGCTTCGGGTTACAACCATGAAACAAGTGAGCACCAGATATAAGTAAGCCGCCGTATTTGAATTTTGATTAGCATTAGCACATTGATTTAAATCAACCAAAAAAACCCGTTTGTTGTAATTCAGTTATGTCATTTTAATCAGTTGTCATTTATGGAGCCTTTTTATGTTACTGTTGTGAACTGGTTATCAGCTCGAAAAGGATGGCTGTAGCTAAAAATGAGCATCAGctataacagaaaaaaaaaatgactactaataatatttaggtttaaaAAGAGATCTTGAAGCATTTATTTAACAGAGTAAGAAATTGATCAATAATCAAAGGAGAGATTACAAGTTTTGTCAGGCGAATCCGTAATCACCTCACCTAATATTTCATAATAGAAACTGATGTTTCCGGTTGAAGgaataatgtgcaaggtacaacatataactatatggtcaaattcatttgagccttcggggtcacacacatatacaccgagacgttaaataaatatatatatgatgtatatatattactcaagtaacaaaatagtaaatcgaaattaattcatttactattcatatgaatagtaaatgaaacgaaattaattaatttactattcacatgaaagtgacatgatagaaattattaattataagtttcataaactaccctgaagtatttgagaaatacgactttatgatattaCGTAAATCAAATTCAATATCCTAAATTGGATTCTTTCAAAAAGTAAAATATTCACGGATTGATATAAGGTTCACGGGTGTTTCTAAAGTGTAATATATATTCCTTTCTTTTGCCTTCATAAGAAGAtacgagagaattaaaaagagaGTAAGTAAGAATATCATTTtgagttcataatattaatcaaaggttgattaattattacttgggtttgaactagcatccattgacgttgtttgaagtgtagtgtggactatcctaagagacggttatatttttgatcgtaagtttctctccgtctcatcaatttctccaagaaaggtatatcgttaactcctcttttattttatattcatgacaattattatggtgtaactggatcactgGGAAAGATTAattgtgtgcatgtttcattaaataagtgaaaatttaatcttgtataaattttgttcataaaataattaaagattattattttaactatccgctgcgttaatctgatttgataaaagtacacacgatttttcaacagtggtatcagagccgcttttacaccatcttaattgtcgtgtgattttctttaaatttagctttgtggtgaattggtaaaagtcgaaacctttttggtttttaaagtcaacacggttgatttagacttaacctcatgacgcacaaatatgattgaaagaatatcactattttaaattgtagatttaattgttatggcttgaatatttattataattgttgattgttatattccatggttgtacacatgcattgtaactatggacaagccatatgtaggttttaataatgtagttattagaattgtgATTGCACGCATAGCCAtattgccccgacctatgtatgtttGTTGTGATTGtcgattacggcaatattatgtcatgttgattatttgtattattagaaaggccattttgaagccaaagttgtattatatttatttttctttttcatagtattgtatttaagtttatttcaatttgtaaaagtattAGTTTAGTTGtaatttcaaatttaaataaatgtaacaagatgaagattgaagatacaatacaacatgcttttggcttagaagatggcgaacaggtcaaattgacaacgatggcgttttgTTAAGTTTTCACttaattcttgaattaagtgggagctacgatattacccttagtttgacctcttgatcccatgtcggctcatgggatcaagcataggatttttgggctaggctatgtgtgtgtgatgcatggttgtgttttatttttgcatttatatataattgttgattagaatatatatgctaaatgtttttgatgaaaacatcaaataaaaccggtaacgagtttcaagattaaaattgatgattttaaaaagttaaactctaacgagtttaaagttaaatgtttttttttttgaaactcaaataatatatatgggcgacatcttttaaaattgttttaaaacgatacacaatgtgtatttgtaacttttatatataaaataaaataacaaactagacgcataaacacgatcgacatatataaaattggttaaaatgatttttaacaaatagtgtagcgaatcttgtgtgcatgcattattcgttaacacaaactttttcaaaatacccgtcaaatttaagtcatgccatccaatgagcttgcaaacactcctcgttattttttgattacggtgagacctaatcgaattatagccacgaggtggattttcagttacgagtgagactaggctgaatttccactgttttcaaattggacgacttaatcgtattcactgtaagacctgagttcgaggcaaggatgggacaaacatgctagtagataatagtggtttgttgaactacacatatttctgagtcccataaagatctaagagttgcacttgtaatgcaattggtaaccgctacctaccaatagactctataactactagctgatcaacagatgtagttatggaacctctatgtggatcttaggctttcgtaaattaattgtttttaaaatatataaaacttgggtagttaatttattaaagttttatatcgaaaatactaaattgaatcttgttcttatgtagatgtcaaacaatcaaaacgtaaaccaaaacaatctccgttctttgttggagaaggagaaactcaatggttcaaacttcctagactggcagcgcaacttgagaatcgttctcaaatatgaagggaagttgaacaaaattgaagaacccttacccgatgctcctcctgagacagctactgctgctcaacaaactgcttatcggaagttgttcgatgagcaagagaagatagctttaatcatgcttgctagtatgactcctgacctccaaaaggaaatggaagatcgtacagcatatgatatgatgactgagctgaaaaatatgtttcagaaacaagctagtcaagagttgtatgaaacttataagcttcttcaaacatgcaaaatggaggaaggtcagtcagtgagctctcatgtcttgaaaatgaaaagctacattgaccgattggaaaaacttggaactaccttgccgcctaacttggctgtgaacacggttttgaattcactaccaaaatcgtatgaccaatttgtgatgaattacaatatgcaaggttgggagaaatctctggcagaggtgcattCGATGCTTAAAACtgctgaacagaatattccatctaaggtttccaatccaggtatcctaatgattagggatggtaaggtgaagaagaataagccgaaaactttGGAAAAAgaaaaaggcaagtcaattgctaagaagaaaattccaccaccccccaagaaagaaaacccagctaaAGACGCCGACTGTTTCCACTGTGGAAaggttggccactggaggaggaactgtccttcatacctatctgagttgagaaaaggcaaagctggccagaccagcaagtcaggtatatttcatatacagttatatactttttctagtgattcctggatttttgatactggttgtggtactcacatctgtaacaatatgcagggaatgagaagaagtaagagactgaagaaagacacactagacttaagagtgggcaatggggctcgagctgctgttgaagctattggaacctatgagcttactctacctagtggtcttattgttttgttggagcaatgtcattatgctccaagtattacgagcaatgtaatttcagtttctcttttgaaaaatgttggttttgaacttacatttacgcactttggtatttcagtttctaagaataatgtattttattttaatgctattccacgtgatggtatttttgaaattgatatgcatggtgtgatttcaaataataattctgtatatacctgtactgccaaacgattcaagcaagacttgaacaagacctatctatggcattgtcgtcttggtcatataaataaacaacgcatttcaaaactccaatcggatgggcttttggaatcaactgactctgagtcatttgatgtatgcaagtcatgtttatgtggaaagatgacaaaggctcctttctccggtttaggtgagagagctgaagatcttttaggactaatacatactgatgtgtgtggcccttttagaactatgtctagaaatggtgaatcatacttcgttacatttactgatgattatagtagatatggttatgtttacttgctgaaacataaacatgaagtttttgatacattcaaaatcttccaaaatgaggtagagaatcaacttggaaagaccattaaagcccttcgctctgatcggggaggggaatatatgagtcaagagtttttggaccacctgaagaatcgtgggattgtctcacagttcactccaccttacacaccacaacacaatggtgtgtctgaacggaggaatcgaactttacttgatatggttcgatctatgatgagtctaactactctaccaatgtctttttggggttatgcattagagtctgctgcacgcatactcaatatggttccaaccaagaaggtagaaaagacaccatttgagttatggcatggaaagagtcctaagctgtcttatttgaaagtctggggttgtgaagcgtatgtgaaacgtgacacttcaaacaagttagaacccagaggtatcaaatgtcactttgtgggatacccaaaagaaacaatgggttactacttttactaccgagctgaaaacaaagtgtttactgctcgttttgctgaattctttgaaagagatcttctcttacaagaagtcagtgggagtaaaatagatcttgaagaaattcaagaatcacaaagtaacataccttctgaaggcactagccaaccgcgCGTTGAAACTGAACACATTGTtgatgagccagaacgtgttgcacctgtaattcgtagatctagtagaactcctcatcgaccGGAGAAGttgaatcttctgattaattcagatgaacctcatctaggggattatgatgaaccctctagctaccgtgaggccatatcagatccagaatctgacaaatggcgagatgctatgaatgcagagatgcagtccatgaaagataatcaagtatgggacttgattgatcttccacccaactgTAAACCagtggggtgtaaatgggtctttaagaagaagacagacatggacggtaatgtaaacacttttaaggctcgattggtggcaaaaggttatactcaaactcaaggaattgattatgaggaaacttattcaccagttgcaagcattaaatcaattaggatacttattgccatagctgcttttcatgattatgaaatatggcaaatggatgtcaaaaccgctttcctaaatggcgacctaagcgaggacgtatatatggttcagccggaagggtttgtgaatcctaagtatcctactaaagtatgcaagcttctaaaatccatttatgggttaaagcaagcatccaggagctggaatcttaagtttgatcagaaaatcaaagaatatggtttttctcaaaaccaagatgagccctgtgtttacattagagctagtgggagcaaagttgtcttcttgatcttgtatgttgatgacatactacttattggaaatgacattccaactttgcaagatgtcaaatcttggcttggaaaatgttttaccatgaaagatcttggagaagctaagtatattcttggaatcaggatctatagaaatagatataaaaggcttattggtttgagtcaaagtacatacattgacaaaatcttacgaagatttaacatgcaaaactccaagcgcggagcattgcccatgcaaaaaggcataaccttgagcaagtctcaaagtcctatctcacctgatgagataagacgaatgaaatgtgttccgtatgcttcggctataggatccattatgtatgccatgttatgtactagacctgatgtctcgttagccttaagtttgacgagtcgttatcaacagaatccaggtgaagaacattggattgctgttaagagcattcttaagtatctgcgaaggactaaagatatgtttttggtttacggtggtttggaagaagagttgagtattagatgttatacagatgctagtttccaaactgatcaagatgattctcgatcccagtcagggtatgtctttgtcatgaatggcggggcagttgattggagaagctcaaagcagagcacagttgcacagtctacaacagaagcagaatacattgctgcatcagaagctgctcaagaagctgtctggattaggaagtttattgctgaacttggagtagttcccagcattgaatcccctatggaaatgtattgtgataattcaagtgctattatactagcgaaagaatcacgtgtacgtaaaggtagcagacacattcttcgaaaatttgactacattcaagaagtcgttgagaggaatgatattagtattcttaaggttcatacagatgataatgtggctgacccgttcacgaagcccatgacacacaacaagcatgatgatcatgctagtagtattggacttcgttatgctgctgatctttttaattggtaatttaatatttggatatttttggaacattaagcagttttatcttaatgaattgatatatagttggtatgatcagtttcatttatatcactgtgttctatattagcatgtttaatccatgaataattgttgattattcaaaatctccataatcgatcatgttatgggaataacatgaattaagattaatgtgaaattttggttatattcattgatgatgaatagttaccttgttgagactaaaattcatatgtattcattgatgatgaatactggaatgacccaaccatgagatgtcactatatggatcgtagtcagtagtgaatcttttagtgattatgtctttgtgtccttagacttgagatgcacgcccgtcttgatgagtgtagcattgtactttgatatggttaaacgctgtcctgaataaggctgttataaaggccatcattgggtataatgtaaagctcgtgatagacacgtgtatgcaatataggatttgttcctctaaaatgtttggagttagatactttttgagctcctcgatgaatgaataagatatttgtgtggccgcacccagatgtaattaagatgatacttaattaatttggtgatctaattcagttctaagatcgagaaataaaatcgttaaacaaatgagaatgaccgatgatccatatctcaagtttaactaaagtatctgaaacaaaaggacgaatgacatttaacacttaccataaacagtttcgagaaactaccctcacatgaatttggggacaatgacgtgttgctagacgattaccattgtttgtatagttacttggtgttgtgccatgcacaagtgggagttctGAAGgaataatgtgcaaggtacaacatataactatatggccaaattcatttgagccttcggggtcacacacatatacaccgagacgtcaaataaatatatatatgatgtatatatattactcaagtaacaaaatagtaaatcgaaattaattcatttactattcatatgaatagtaaatgaaacgaaattaattaatttactattcacatgaaagtgacatgatagaaattattaattataagtttcataaactacccctgaagtatttgagaaatacgactttatgatattaCGTAAATCAAATTCAATATCCTAAATTGGATTCTTTCAAAAAGTAAAATATTCACGGATTGATATAAGGTTCACGGGTGTTTCTAAAGTGTAATATATATTCCTTTCTTTTGCCTTCATAAGAAGAtacgagagaattaaaaagagaGTAAGTAAGAATATCATTTtgagttcataatattaatcaaaggttgattaattattacttgggtttgaactagcatccattgacgttgtttgaagtgtagtgtggactatcctaagagacggtcatatttttgatcgtaagtttctctccgtctcatcaatttctccaagaaaggtatatcgttaactcctcttttattttatattcatgacaattattatggtgtaactggatcactgGGAAAGATTAattgtgtgcatgtttcattaaataagtgaaaatttaatcttgtataaattttgttcataaaataattaaagattattattttaactatccgctgcgttaatctgatttgataaaagtacacacgatttttcaaCACCGGTAACGTTCTAAaccctttttggttaatggttggttCACGATTTGGGCCGAAAGCAAGCTAAATCTTAGGGGTTTGAGTTGAAGAAAACACAAATGCCGTTTTAACGAAATGGTAATAGGCAGTTGGGAATGCTCTTTTATGATTAAATTTAATCAATATTCTTTGTATATATCACCAATACGCTTTACGAAATAAAATTTTATTACGAGAAGATCTAAAACTGAGTAATAGCATAAGAGTTTTTCCTAACTTGTGACATTTCAATATCAAACGAGTTTGATAAAGTCAATTAGTCAACTTTAATTACCTCGTCAAAGTCAACAATATTTTAATTATTGCTATTATAATCTCCTTTTCAAAATATATCCACTTATTCATACTTCACGCTGTTCGTACACTGTATATCCATTCCAGCCCTACAATCCCGCTATTTTTTCTAAAAACACGTAATGATTTTAACTAATCAATAAATATATCAACAAATACATAATACAATAGGAAAAGCTAAATCTAGCCAAACATGTGGCAAAACTACCTACTCAAATCAACGGTAAACTAGGCAGAACACAAATAACCAGGAAAGTAAAAACATGTAACACAAGATAAAACTTTGATATTTTACTGTTATGTAATCATCAAAAATTAGTTATTTTAAGACCACCGTTAACTCTGACTGTGATGTGCTGTTAGATGATGCTCTTTTTGGAGAAGTTAAAATAGTGGTGAAGTTAAATATGAGTGAGTGAAAAGGTATCGAGTGATGAGTTAAAATATGTTTAGAAGTTGAGtgacaaataaataataatttaaaatagatATTTATGTGTCAACTTATGATTGGGTGTAAGAAAATCTCATGCATATCTTTTTTCCATCAGATAGTTGATTGACGCTCATTTTCAATCACCGGTAACGCCTCATTAAAGATGTCAGAAGCGTCAGATCTTGACACCTCACATGTCACATCAATTTTTGAGCGTTAGTTTTTGGACACGCCCTTTTAAAAGTGGTCtaataatttactaaataaatttatgtattattgttTTGTTTGTGTCTCTAACATTTGTTTCATGTTTTTGGCGTGATATTGACCTTATTCATTGTCCAAAATGTCAAAACAAAAATCATAGATGAAAGATCTAAAAATGAACACGTCGTCAATCACTAGAAAACAGAAGTCAACAAATTTGACAAAGTCAACTTCATTGCAAAGTCAAACAGCACAAGGAGTACAACTTTCCCATGTCCACTATCTCATTATCTCATATCTCTACACTGTTTGCACGCACATTATAAATCACCAAAGCCACCACAACAATTTATATAAACACATCCCACTAAAAAaccataaccaaaaaaaaaaaaaaaaacacaatgaAAACATTATCATCAATCTTGATCATAACTTCACTACTTTTCACCACAATTTTGACCGCAACTGCACAAAACTGCGGTTGTAGTCCGGACTTATGTTGCAGCCGGTACGGTTATTGTGGTAGCGACGAGGCGTATTGTGGTACTGGGTGCCAACAAGGGCCGTGTTTCGCTCCACCTCCTACAAATGACGTGTCAGTTGATAGTATAGTAACGGACACATTTTTTAATGGAATAATCGACCAATCGGATGCTAATTGTCAAGGGAGAGGGTTTTATACTCGAGCTACTTTTCTTGAGGCCATTGGAAACTATCCTCAGTTCGGTAGAGTTGGTTCTGAAGATGATTCGAGACGTGAGATTGCAGCTTTCTTTGCACATGTCACACATGAAACTGGACGTAAGATCACTAATCTTCTCATTGTATTATTTTTGTCACAATTTTATGCATTATTTGGGTGAAATAGTAACTGAAACACATACAATGTATATTATGCAAGGTAACTAACTTTTGTTCTGGTTGCCTAACATGGAGCCTATATAAAACTGGTACTAGACTCAATTAAGTTTGTTTGACAAAAACGCCTCTACATTTAAAACTTTGCTACATCAAAAGTTGTCAAATGACGAAAATTGCAATTAAAATTACTCGAATGGATCAAATTAAGCACGCTTTAAGCATTTGACAACTCTAGATGTAGCAAAAGTATAAACTATTAAGCCTCCatttatgtatatacatgtatattttaatCATCACGAGATAACCAATGGTTGTGGTTTTGATATACTCACAAGAGGTCTCACGTTCAAACTTCACCaacgggcatattcggtttaataattcaaccatagaatgtagtttcgattacttgtgtctgtttcgtaaaacagttataaaagcagcgtaaAAAATTTGCTGtctaactacattctatggttcgtGCGGGTACCTCATATTGAAAAATCGAAACAAAAAGGTTTTCAAGAACAATTGTTGGAATCCACCGATGGCGCTTAACGAAATACAAACGAAGAGCTACGAATGGATTGCGAAAAGATGTAAATTGTTATCGATTGATTGGAACACATGGCTAGTCAACCCAAAGCCTCTTATTTGTTAATTTATCTTTGTAAATTGTTGCGATAGGGTGGATAGGAGTTATTCGACGGATACCACTCTTAGTATCCGATtataactcttgttgatgtatataGGTGCGAGGTGTATTGTACTCTTGCGTTATTATGTTAATAAAATTGTTttctgcctttcaaaaaaaaaaaaactacattctatggttctaAATTAGCGAATTATTAATAAACATTATTGCTAGTTAATCTATATACACTAAATTTAATGTTAACAACATATCTTGGGCTGCCAGGATAAGGGTACAATCACGTGTTAACCTGTTTAGGGCGCGTATATTTGAGTAAAAATATTGGCCTATCCCGAGTAGTCTAAACGGGAAACTTTTTTTGTGTAAACAAGTGTTTCACAATTTGGATTTGTTTGCAAatttataaataacttctaatCAACAAACTAACTCTTAAAAATTTTCAATGCTTGAGCAGATTTTTGCTATATCGAAGAAATCAACGGTCCTTCAAAGGACTATTGCGACGAAAATAACACTCAATATCCATGTAACCCTGACAAGGGTTACTACGGGAGAGGTCCGATCCAACTATCATGGAATTACAACTACGGTCCAGCTGGTCAAAGTATCGGGTTCGACGGATTAAACAATCCTGAAATTGTGGCAACAGACCCAAACATTTCCTTTAGGACCGCGTTGTGGTTTTGGATGAACAATGTCCACTCGATAATAGTTTCTGGCCAAGGATTCGGAGCCACTATTCGAGCCATTAATGGAATGGAATGCGATGGCGGTAATTCGGCTACTGTAAGTGCTCGGGTAGGGTACTATACTCAATATTGCGATCAACTTGGTGTTGCACCCGGTGATAACCTTCGGTGTTAGACTTTTAAATATTTAGTTTGATTGATTGATATCTAGAAAGCAATTATTTTGCAACTAATTTGATACATATCATATGTATTCTTTTCAATGTATCATTTGTATTATGTATGTGTTACACCAATTATTTTGCCTGAaataattttaatgaaatttaaaatttaaaatttaatataataatataatatataataataataataattactatacgtGATTAAACTTATTTTATTCTACAATTGAATGGGCACTGCCAAATTGTCAAATCGAATATATACGAttatggttaaaaaaaaaaaaaaaatttatggaaatcattatgattgttataattcagtaggcttataactacctttagtg
Proteins encoded in this region:
- the LOC139862872 gene encoding endochitinase EP3-like, with the protein product MKTLSSILIITSLLFTTILTATAQNCGCSPDLCCSRYGYCGSDEAYCGTGCQQGPCFAPPPTNDVSVDSIVTDTFFNGIIDQSDANCQGRGFYTRATFLEAIGNYPQFGRVGSEDDSRREIAAFFAHVTHETGHFCYIEEINGPSKDYCDENNTQYPCNPDKGYYGRGPIQLSWNYNYGPAGQSIGFDGLNNPEIVATDPNISFRTALWFWMNNVHSIIVSGQGFGATIRAINGMECDGGNSATVSARVGYYTQYCDQLGVAPGDNLRC